Proteins from a genomic interval of Treponema brennaborense DSM 12168:
- a CDS encoding SIMPL domain-containing protein, translating to MNKKILPYFFCIPCAVFLLGACTARQPSAAPRTVSVTGSGAVSVLPDTATIQLSVVTRDGSVTAAASENAKLMAQVQDAIQAAGISKDSFSTSNYNIYRENTYSDGKSIPGEYRVSNMLTVTVTEITAAGNIIDAAIRAGANELSSLSFSASDTEEAVQEARKLAVVQAQQAARLLAESSGAKLGKILTIAEESYNQPLYLSNRKLMASDAAGVTPVSAGKTDITVTVRSVYELE from the coding sequence ATGAACAAGAAAATACTTCCGTACTTTTTCTGCATTCCGTGCGCCGTTTTTTTACTGGGAGCGTGTACCGCACGGCAGCCGTCCGCCGCGCCGCGAACGGTCAGCGTAACCGGCAGCGGCGCCGTTTCCGTATTGCCGGACACGGCGACCATCCAGCTGTCGGTCGTTACCAGAGACGGATCGGTTACCGCAGCCGCTTCCGAAAACGCCAAATTGATGGCGCAAGTTCAGGACGCCATTCAGGCCGCCGGCATAAGTAAAGATTCGTTTTCAACTTCAAATTACAATATTTATCGGGAAAACACGTATTCCGACGGGAAAAGCATTCCCGGCGAGTACCGCGTGTCAAACATGCTGACCGTTACCGTGACGGAAATCACGGCAGCCGGCAATATAATCGACGCGGCGATCCGTGCCGGTGCGAACGAACTGTCGTCGCTTTCGTTCAGCGCGTCCGACACGGAAGAAGCCGTTCAGGAAGCCCGAAAACTGGCGGTAGTACAGGCACAACAGGCGGCGCGGCTGCTCGCCGAATCGTCCGGTGCGAAACTCGGCAAGATTCTCACCATTGCCGAAGAAAGTTACAATCAGCCGCTGTATTTGAGCAATCGAAAACTGATGGCTTCCGACGCTGCGGGTGTTACTCCG
- a CDS encoding methyl-accepting chemotaxis protein yields MKHIKTALITIFAIVIFCVCSIFFTISYAFSSNAVSDTVNSDLVMTAKVVADYIETAVKKETSLLETIARRPDITNAVIPLEQRARLLQEELDQYDDWQYFLLSDVSGHTVRSDGTVLELADRIYVKEALKGSTYVADPSVSSVDNSLVLMIATPVRDAAGRITGVLSLDKKGATLSTIASKITIGKTGSPYILSNTTGNTIGDSNIQAVMDGENIEELAKTDKTLAQLAAYHKRMRSGESGVGSYTYNGEKRIMAYEQVNGQNWTIVCRAASKEFTGIIDTMRTVLLLSSFCLIGAGIAAGAVYATKLTQPVTVLLDICTAITDGDLVQSHITDEQRRLITRRKDEIGHLGRTMTSMNESLSNTVGKIEVTATQIDDAANQISASSQTLSSGASEQAASTEEMSATMEQMAANIRHNAENAVNTSSIAKQTADDSKAGGTAVHEAVGAIRDISAKINIIEDIASQTNLLALNAAIEAARAGEAGKGFAVVASEVRKLAERSQIAAGEISELSLRTVGAAEQAGSLIDNVVPNIEKTASLVDEITASSKEQDSGAQQVNQAIIQLDSVVQKNASASEQLAAMAEEMSASAAELMQQLSFYKTATTVRSAAVPAPAAAEVRLTGTPAAKPVVKPAVRTAPAAVKPAAKPVGTGANYAAVKRPPADVSDSDFEEF; encoded by the coding sequence GTGAAACATATCAAAACCGCATTGATAACCATTTTTGCAATAGTAATTTTTTGCGTATGTTCCATTTTCTTTACAATTTCGTACGCATTTTCGAGCAATGCCGTATCCGATACCGTTAACAGTGACCTCGTAATGACCGCGAAGGTCGTTGCGGATTACATTGAAACCGCTGTAAAAAAAGAAACCAGTCTGCTTGAAACGATAGCGCGCCGTCCCGATATTACGAACGCGGTGATACCGCTGGAACAGCGCGCGCGGCTGCTGCAGGAAGAACTCGATCAATACGACGACTGGCAGTATTTTCTGCTCAGCGACGTTTCGGGGCACACCGTCCGTTCCGACGGAACGGTTCTTGAACTGGCGGACCGCATATACGTTAAAGAAGCGCTGAAAGGCAGCACGTACGTAGCCGATCCTTCCGTCAGCAGCGTCGACAATTCGCTGGTACTGATGATCGCGACTCCCGTCAGGGACGCCGCCGGCAGAATCACCGGCGTATTGAGTCTTGACAAAAAAGGCGCCACGCTGTCTACGATTGCGTCGAAAATAACGATCGGCAAAACCGGATCGCCCTACATTTTAAGCAACACGACCGGTAATACGATCGGCGACAGCAACATTCAGGCGGTCATGGACGGTGAAAATATCGAAGAACTCGCCAAAACGGACAAAACTCTCGCGCAATTGGCCGCGTATCATAAAAGAATGCGCAGCGGCGAATCGGGAGTCGGTTCGTATACGTACAACGGCGAAAAACGGATCATGGCCTACGAGCAGGTAAACGGACAGAATTGGACGATCGTCTGCCGGGCCGCGTCCAAAGAATTCACCGGAATCATCGATACGATGAGAACGGTTTTACTGCTGTCGTCCTTTTGCTTGATCGGAGCCGGCATTGCCGCAGGCGCCGTGTACGCGACGAAGCTGACGCAGCCGGTAACGGTATTGCTGGACATATGTACGGCGATCACGGACGGCGATTTGGTGCAATCCCATATTACGGACGAACAGCGGCGGCTGATAACCCGGCGCAAAGACGAAATCGGGCATCTCGGACGGACTATGACGTCGATGAACGAATCGCTCAGCAATACGGTCGGTAAAATCGAAGTAACGGCGACGCAGATCGACGACGCGGCGAATCAGATTTCAGCTTCAAGTCAGACGCTGTCGTCCGGAGCTTCGGAACAGGCGGCGTCTACCGAAGAAATGTCCGCAACGATGGAACAGATGGCGGCGAATATCAGACACAACGCGGAAAACGCCGTCAATACCAGTTCCATTGCAAAACAGACTGCCGACGACAGCAAAGCCGGCGGCACGGCCGTACACGAAGCGGTCGGCGCAATCAGAGATATTTCGGCAAAGATCAATATTATTGAAGACATTGCAAGTCAGACGAACCTTTTGGCGCTCAACGCCGCGATAGAAGCGGCCCGCGCCGGTGAAGCCGGAAAAGGGTTCGCAGTCGTTGCAAGCGAAGTCAGAAAACTCGCCGAACGCAGTCAAATCGCCGCCGGTGAAATCAGCGAATTGTCTCTCAGAACGGTCGGCGCCGCAGAACAGGCAGGTTCGCTGATCGACAACGTCGTTCCCAATATCGAGAAAACAGCCTCGCTCGTCGATGAAATTACCGCATCAAGCAAAGAACAGGATTCGGGCGCGCAGCAAGTCAATCAGGCGATCATACAGCTGGACTCGGTCGTACAGAAAAACGCATCCGCATCCGAACAGCTGGCCGCAATGGCGGAAGAAATGTCCGCGAGCGCCGCCGAACTGATGCAGCAGCTGTCTTTCTATAAAACGGCGACAACCGTAAGATCAGCGGCGGTACCTGCGCCGGCAGCTGCGGAGGTACGACTTACGGGAACACCGGCCGCAAAGCCGGTAGTAAAACCGGCTGTACGTACGGCACCTGCAGCCGTAAAACCCGCGGCAAAGCCCGTCGGAACCGGTGCGAATTACGCGGCGGTAAAACGGCCGCCGGCGGATGTAAGCGACAGTGATTTTGAAGAGTTTTAA
- the murC gene encoding UDP-N-acetylmuramate--L-alanine ligase yields MNTYVLPPDLNGIHIHCVGIKGTGMAALTEIMVSRGAVLTGSDVADVFYTDAILKKCGVAVMPFSAENITDRIDCVVYSSAYDRRTNPDLAEADRRGVPALLYSEALGQLSAAAYSCGIAGVHGKTTTTGLAGTILHELALPAQTLAGSVIASFGPAGGDGSCTLTDGHTYFVAETCEYQRHFMAFHPQKIILTSVESDHQDYYPTYESIRDAFVEYALKLPNGGELIYCADDAGAAETARSVSSLRPDILLTPYGEQAAGPFCVTFGDVRDGRQYFSLAGFDRSFYLCIPGRHLVRNAAAAAALACGLLKEQLRSEGVSAEATPAHVFSARTAEKLAAAFAGFRGGRRRSEIIGTAGNVVFIDDYGHHPTAVRTTLDGYRAFYPGRKLVVDFMSHTYTRTAALLDEFAQCFGAADEVILHKIYGSARENVSETGITGETLFGRTKRFHANVRYYAEIMDAHDDLYRELSSPDPAYPAGTVFVTMGAGDNWKIGKRLYDELKNIK; encoded by the coding sequence ATGAATACTTACGTATTGCCTCCGGATTTGAACGGAATTCACATACACTGCGTCGGCATTAAAGGAACGGGGATGGCCGCTCTGACCGAAATCATGGTTTCGCGCGGTGCGGTGCTTACCGGCAGTGACGTCGCCGACGTTTTTTATACCGACGCGATTCTGAAAAAATGCGGCGTCGCCGTGATGCCGTTTTCTGCGGAAAATATTACGGATCGCATCGATTGCGTCGTGTATTCTTCTGCCTACGATCGCAGGACGAATCCCGATCTGGCCGAAGCCGACCGCCGCGGCGTACCGGCGCTGCTGTATTCGGAAGCGCTGGGGCAGCTTTCGGCGGCGGCGTACAGCTGCGGGATTGCGGGCGTTCACGGTAAAACGACTACGACGGGGCTTGCCGGTACCATTCTGCACGAATTGGCGCTTCCCGCCCAAACGCTTGCCGGCAGCGTTATCGCTTCTTTCGGCCCGGCCGGCGGGGACGGCTCCTGTACGCTCACCGACGGGCACACGTATTTCGTTGCGGAAACGTGCGAATATCAGCGTCATTTTATGGCGTTTCACCCGCAGAAAATCATCCTGACCAGCGTGGAAAGCGATCATCAGGATTACTATCCGACTTACGAATCCATACGCGACGCGTTCGTCGAATACGCGCTCAAGCTGCCGAACGGCGGCGAACTCATTTACTGTGCCGACGATGCCGGAGCTGCCGAAACGGCGCGTTCGGTGAGTTCCCTCCGTCCCGACATACTGCTGACGCCGTACGGAGAGCAGGCGGCCGGTCCGTTCTGCGTAACGTTCGGCGACGTCCGCGACGGCAGGCAGTATTTCAGTCTCGCCGGATTCGACCGTTCGTTTTATCTGTGCATACCGGGGCGCCATTTGGTCAGAAACGCCGCCGCCGCCGCCGCGCTCGCGTGCGGACTGCTGAAAGAGCAGTTGCGTTCCGAAGGCGTTTCCGCTGAAGCGACGCCGGCGCACGTTTTTTCCGCGCGAACGGCGGAAAAGCTGGCTGCCGCTTTCGCCGGTTTTCGCGGCGGACGGCGGCGCAGTGAAATCATCGGCACCGCGGGAAACGTCGTTTTTATCGACGATTACGGGCATCACCCGACGGCGGTGCGGACGACGCTCGACGGATACCGCGCGTTCTATCCGGGACGCAAACTGGTGGTCGATTTCATGTCCCACACGTACACGCGGACTGCCGCGCTGCTCGACGAGTTCGCGCAGTGTTTCGGCGCCGCAGACGAAGTGATTCTGCATAAGATTTACGGTTCTGCGCGTGAAAACGTCAGCGAAACCGGGATTACCGGCGAAACGCTGTTCGGGCGGACAAAGCGTTTTCACGCGAACGTCCGCTATTATGCGGAAATCATGGATGCGCACGATGATCTGTACCGCGAACTTTCGTCACCCGATCCGGCGTATCCGGCGGGCACCGTGTTCGTTACGATGGGTGCGGGTGACAACTGGAAAATCGGCAAACGTCTGTACGACGAATTGAAAAACATAAAATAG
- a CDS encoding YicC/YloC family endoribonuclease produces MTSMTGYAYVEETGETYTVSVEIKSYNSRFLDLTINLPSFLGRLETFFREKITPSVLRGKTDVSIRIREETTDTRVSVDTAAARAYADAIGRVAEALGRGDANGAAGVPLSLIVQQEGVLVSHREFDLECYRTLIEPVFTRALTAFIADRRREGENLRTDLFAKIAELDAAAAFFAEWQPRMELLFRESITRRFNELLGDAADPQRVMTEIAAMLVKYTINEEIVRLQSHLAALKTELAENPAPGRKIDFICQEINREINTIGSKNQFPEVGAMVITAKNALENIREQARNVE; encoded by the coding sequence ATGACTAGTATGACAGGGTATGCGTACGTCGAAGAAACGGGGGAAACGTATACCGTTTCGGTTGAAATCAAATCGTACAATTCCCGCTTTTTGGATTTGACTATCAATCTGCCGTCCTTTTTGGGACGCCTTGAAACCTTTTTCCGTGAAAAAATCACCCCGTCGGTACTGCGCGGAAAAACGGACGTGAGCATCCGCATCCGCGAAGAAACGACCGACACCCGCGTATCGGTTGATACGGCTGCCGCGCGCGCGTACGCGGACGCCATAGGCCGGGTTGCCGAAGCGCTCGGCCGCGGTGATGCGAACGGTGCGGCCGGCGTTCCGCTTTCGCTTATCGTTCAACAGGAAGGAGTGCTCGTCAGCCACCGTGAATTCGATCTGGAATGCTACCGGACGCTTATCGAACCGGTGTTTACCCGCGCGCTCACCGCGTTCATTGCGGATCGCCGGCGTGAAGGCGAAAATCTGCGGACGGACTTGTTCGCAAAGATTGCGGAACTGGACGCCGCCGCGGCGTTTTTTGCAGAGTGGCAGCCCCGTATGGAATTGCTGTTCAGGGAATCGATAACGCGCCGTTTTAACGAATTGCTCGGAGATGCCGCCGATCCGCAGCGCGTAATGACCGAAATTGCGGCCATGCTCGTAAAATATACTATTAACGAAGAAATCGTGCGGCTGCAAAGTCATCTTGCGGCGCTCAAAACCGAACTTGCCGAAAATCCCGCGCCCGGCCGCAAAATAGATTTTATCTGTCAGGAAATCAACCGCGAAATAAATACGATCGGGTCAAAAAATCAGTTTCCGGAAGTGGGGGCGATGGTCATTACGGCAAAAAACGCGCTTGAAAATATCCGTGAACAGGCGCGGAACGTGGAATAA
- a CDS encoding aldose epimerase family protein, with protein MKINKRKYGLLSDGTKAYLYTIDNGGMSFSVTNYGCVVTSIVLPSKSGRKDDIILGPATFGGLVDSTACYGSFVGRFANRISGARFSLDGTEYVLDKNDGENCLHGGYFRWDKQIWDSEIVETATGSGVRFTRTSPDGEQGMPGTMQVEVTYLLNEHDELVMHYDAVCDKSTPVNFTNHSYFNLKGQGAGNIGNHVFTINCDSYLEADEHRIPSGKILPVEGTVFDFRAGKAIGPGLETGDFNGAAGYDHCYCIERKKGKLQKFASVYEPDSGRTMTVSTDQPGVQLYTANWIEGDQGKNGMYYRNHGGFCLETQQYPDAPNKPEFPCCILKAGEKYGTTTIYGFSW; from the coding sequence ATGAAAATAAATAAAAGAAAATACGGTCTTCTTTCCGACGGAACAAAAGCTTATTTATATACTATAGACAACGGCGGCATGTCCTTTTCCGTGACGAATTACGGATGCGTTGTTACCAGTATCGTTCTTCCCTCCAAATCGGGAAGAAAAGACGATATCATTCTGGGACCGGCGACGTTCGGCGGCTTGGTCGATTCTACGGCCTGTTACGGTTCGTTCGTCGGCCGTTTTGCAAACCGTATTTCCGGCGCCCGCTTTTCGCTCGACGGTACCGAATACGTGCTCGATAAAAACGACGGAGAAAATTGTCTGCACGGCGGCTATTTCCGCTGGGATAAACAGATCTGGGACAGTGAAATCGTCGAAACGGCGACCGGCTCCGGCGTCCGTTTTACGCGTACCAGTCCCGACGGCGAGCAGGGAATGCCCGGCACGATGCAGGTGGAAGTAACGTATTTGCTGAACGAACACGACGAGTTGGTCATGCATTACGATGCGGTCTGTGATAAATCCACTCCGGTTAATTTTACCAATCACAGTTATTTCAATTTGAAAGGGCAGGGGGCCGGAAATATCGGCAATCACGTGTTTACGATAAATTGCGATTCCTATCTGGAAGCGGACGAGCATCGGATTCCCAGCGGAAAGATTCTTCCGGTGGAAGGAACCGTGTTCGATTTCCGTGCCGGGAAGGCCATCGGTCCGGGCTTGGAAACGGGCGACTTCAACGGCGCCGCCGGCTACGACCACTGCTACTGCATAGAACGCAAAAAAGGCAAACTGCAAAAGTTCGCTTCGGTTTACGAACCGGATTCCGGAAGGACGATGACCGTCTCTACCGACCAGCCGGGCGTGCAGCTGTATACGGCGAATTGGATAGAAGGCGATCAGGGCAAAAACGGTATGTACTATCGGAACCACGGCGGGTTTTGTCTTGAAACGCAGCAGTATCCCGACGCCCCGAACAAACCCGAATTTCCCTGCTGCATTCTCAAAGCCGGTGAAAAATACGGTACGACGACGATATACGGTTTCTCCTGGTAG
- a CDS encoding ATP synthase subunit E produces the protein MDVQLQELIDKIKKDGVASAESSAAAIVADAEKKAAAIIAEAEEKAAEIVKAGKSETERMEKSSIDAIRQAGRNLILSFRDSVSAELDALVSSATAAAYSADMLKTLIPETVKAWAADTGAENVSVLLSAKDLAALESGFKAALKDELSKGLELKADKTLDAGFRIGTKDGAAYYDFSAEAVADLFSAYLNPKTAAIMKEAAAGSFEGKN, from the coding sequence ATGGACGTGCAATTACAGGAATTGATCGATAAGATCAAGAAAGACGGAGTCGCTTCCGCCGAGAGTTCCGCCGCGGCGATCGTTGCCGATGCGGAAAAAAAGGCTGCTGCGATCATAGCTGAAGCAGAAGAAAAAGCGGCAGAAATCGTTAAAGCCGGAAAATCTGAAACCGAGCGTATGGAAAAATCGAGTATCGATGCGATCCGTCAGGCCGGACGCAATTTGATTCTGTCGTTCCGCGACAGCGTGAGCGCCGAACTCGACGCACTCGTTTCGTCGGCGACCGCCGCAGCGTATTCCGCGGATATGCTTAAAACGCTCATTCCGGAAACCGTGAAAGCCTGGGCCGCTGATACCGGCGCGGAAAACGTTTCCGTTCTTTTGAGCGCGAAAGATCTGGCTGCCTTGGAAAGCGGTTTCAAAGCGGCGCTTAAAGACGAATTGTCCAAAGGACTCGAATTGAAAGCGGACAAGACGCTCGACGCCGGTTTCCGGATCGGAACGAAAGACGGCGCGGCGTATTACGATTTTTCGGCTGAAGCGGTTGCGGACCTGTTTTCGGCGTATCTTAACCCCAAGACGGCGGCGATCATGAAAGAAGCCGCCGCCGGTTCTTTTGAAGGAAAAAATTAA
- a CDS encoding DUF2764 family protein encodes MGTWYYLLSQLPSFSVTSERAPLPVTEKYFLELCSRFLDAKSMKILESVSLEPPRNGRKTGSAFLDAWYETERELRCALARIRALKLKKEFDMSDVSVPPDIAQIARTACGMDSPLAAEQYLNEVRINMIDRFAPLDAFSTDAVYAYALKLKLALRMRSFSEEAGSASYRTIYDKILGESI; translated from the coding sequence GTGGGCACCTGGTATTATCTGCTGTCGCAGCTGCCTTCTTTTTCCGTAACGTCGGAACGCGCGCCGCTGCCGGTCACAGAAAAATACTTTCTCGAACTCTGTTCCCGTTTTCTTGATGCCAAAAGCATGAAGATTTTGGAGTCCGTTTCACTGGAACCGCCTCGAAACGGTCGGAAAACGGGTTCCGCGTTTCTTGACGCCTGGTATGAGACGGAGCGCGAACTGCGGTGCGCGCTTGCCCGCATCCGTGCGCTCAAACTGAAAAAAGAGTTCGATATGTCCGACGTGTCGGTTCCGCCCGATATCGCGCAGATAGCGCGGACTGCGTGCGGAATGGACAGTCCTCTGGCGGCCGAGCAATATTTGAATGAAGTCCGTATAAATATGATCGACCGTTTTGCGCCGCTGGACGCGTTTTCAACCGACGCCGTGTACGCATACGCGCTCAAACTGAAACTCGCACTGCGGATGAGATCGTTTTCGGAAGAAGCGGGATCGGCTTCCTATCGGACGATATATGACAAGATACTTGGAGAATCAATATGA
- a CDS encoding V-type ATP synthase subunit A, giving the protein MTDTKGKVVAVNGNMISVAFDGNVSLNEVGYVTVGGKSLKSEVIRIRGGKAQLQVYEMTKGISTGDEVTFTGDLLSVELGPGLLGQVFDGLQNPLPQLAEKAGYFLERGIYLEALPGEKVWEFSPIANPGDTVRRGDVLGSVPEGPFTHKIMVPFGMYGTYKVKSIKHFGEYNVHDEIAVLTDEKGKDIDITMSFQWPVKRAVDCYAERLKPEETMVTKVRLIDTFFPVAKGGTYCIPGPFGAGKTVLQHTTSRNADVDVVIVAACGERAGEVVEILKEFPELTDPRTGRSLMERTIIICNTSSMPVAAREASVYTGVTLAEYYRQMGLHVLLLADSTSRWAQALREMSGRLEEIPGEEAFPAYLESYIAAFYERAGVVRLSDGSIGSVTIGGTVSPAGGNFEEPVTQATLKVVGSFHGLSRERSDARKYPAINPYDSWSKYTSVIRNDWVDYARSCLFRGAEVGQMMKVVGEEGTSLEDFILYLKSEFLDAVYLQQNSFDEVDAAADVERQTYVFKKLLSVLGADFALDSKDDARAYFNQLRQKFIDWNYSAWMGGDFKKNEAGIDSLYASKKGSLTAAARALLKDGE; this is encoded by the coding sequence ATGACGGATACAAAAGGAAAAGTAGTCGCCGTCAATGGAAACATGATAAGCGTTGCGTTCGACGGTAATGTTTCATTGAACGAAGTAGGCTACGTGACAGTCGGCGGCAAAAGCCTCAAGAGCGAAGTAATTCGTATCCGCGGCGGAAAGGCTCAGCTGCAGGTATATGAAATGACGAAAGGTATCAGTACCGGTGACGAAGTTACGTTTACCGGCGATCTGCTTTCCGTAGAATTGGGACCGGGACTGCTCGGTCAGGTTTTCGACGGACTGCAGAATCCGCTTCCGCAGCTTGCCGAAAAAGCGGGGTACTTTCTGGAGCGCGGTATTTATCTGGAAGCGCTTCCCGGTGAAAAAGTGTGGGAATTCTCTCCGATTGCGAATCCGGGCGACACGGTGCGCCGCGGCGACGTGCTCGGTTCTGTTCCCGAAGGCCCGTTTACCCATAAAATCATGGTTCCGTTCGGCATGTACGGAACGTATAAAGTTAAATCGATAAAACATTTCGGCGAATACAACGTGCACGATGAAATCGCCGTTCTCACCGACGAAAAAGGCAAAGACATCGATATTACGATGAGTTTTCAGTGGCCGGTAAAACGTGCGGTGGACTGCTACGCCGAACGGCTCAAGCCCGAAGAAACGATGGTTACGAAAGTCCGCCTCATCGATACGTTTTTTCCGGTTGCCAAAGGCGGTACATATTGTATTCCCGGTCCGTTCGGTGCGGGTAAAACCGTTTTGCAGCATACGACGAGCCGCAACGCCGACGTGGACGTGGTAATCGTCGCCGCGTGCGGCGAACGCGCGGGTGAAGTAGTTGAAATATTGAAAGAATTCCCCGAACTGACCGATCCCCGGACCGGCCGGTCCCTGATGGAACGCACGATCATTATCTGCAACACGTCGTCCATGCCGGTCGCCGCGCGCGAAGCTTCGGTATACACCGGCGTAACGCTCGCCGAATATTACCGGCAGATGGGACTGCACGTACTGCTGTTGGCGGACTCGACGAGCCGCTGGGCGCAGGCTTTGCGTGAAATGTCGGGCCGTCTGGAAGAAATTCCCGGCGAAGAAGCGTTCCCCGCGTACCTTGAATCGTACATCGCTGCGTTCTACGAACGCGCCGGCGTCGTCCGGCTGAGCGACGGTTCGATCGGTTCGGTTACGATCGGCGGTACGGTATCGCCCGCAGGCGGTAACTTTGAAGAACCCGTTACGCAGGCGACGCTGAAAGTCGTCGGTTCGTTCCACGGTCTTTCTCGCGAACGTTCCGACGCGCGTAAATATCCGGCCATCAACCCGTACGATTCGTGGTCGAAATATACGAGCGTCATCCGTAATGATTGGGTCGATTACGCGCGGAGCTGTCTGTTCCGCGGTGCGGAAGTCGGTCAGATGATGAAAGTCGTCGGTGAAGAAGGAACGAGCCTTGAAGACTTCATTTTGTATCTCAAAAGCGAATTCCTCGACGCCGTATATTTGCAGCAGAATTCGTTCGATGAAGTCGACGCCGCCGCGGACGTGGAGCGCCAGACGTACGTGTTCAAAAAACTGCTGAGCGTGCTCGGCGCCGATTTCGCGCTCGACTCGAAAGACGACGCGCGCGCTTATTTTAACCAGCTGCGCCAGAAATTCATCGACTGGAACTACAGTGCGTGGATGGGCGGCGACTTCAAGAAAAACGAAGCAGGTATCGACAGTCTGTACGCGTCCAAAAAAGGATCGCTGACTGCCGCCGCACGGGCTTTGCTGAAGGACGGTGAATAA
- a CDS encoding V-type ATP synthase subunit B — translation MNKIYSKIESISGSVITVRADGVKYNELAEIETAFGTSLAEVNRIDGDLVSLQVFAGGRGVSTGDKIRFLGREMQVCFSENLLGRIFNGSGAPRDKGPALRDNPVEIGGPSVNPAKRIMARRMIRTGIPMIDMFNTLVVSQKLPIFSISGEPYNELLARIAMQAEVDVIVLGGMGLKYDDYLYFKNTLEEGGALSRTVMFVHTAADPTVECLKIPDMSLAVAEQFALQGKDVLVLLTDMTNFADSMKEIAITQEQVPSNRGYPGDLYSQLASRYEKAVDFDDAGSVTILAVTTMPGDDVTHPVPDNTGYITEGQFYLKGGRIEPFGSLSRLKQNVNGKTRNDHRALMDGMIRLYSAYKDTLEKKSMGFMMSEWDEKLLKYGELFEKELMALSVNIPLEGALDKGWNILASCFNSEETGIKSELIEQYWPVKA, via the coding sequence ATGAACAAAATATACAGTAAAATAGAATCGATCAGCGGAAGCGTCATTACGGTTCGCGCCGACGGCGTCAAATACAACGAACTTGCCGAAATCGAAACCGCGTTCGGCACGTCGCTCGCCGAAGTGAACCGTATCGACGGCGATCTCGTTTCCCTGCAGGTTTTCGCCGGCGGCCGCGGTGTTTCCACCGGTGATAAGATCCGTTTCCTCGGCCGTGAAATGCAGGTGTGCTTTTCGGAAAATCTGCTCGGCCGCATTTTCAACGGTTCCGGCGCTCCGCGCGACAAAGGTCCGGCGCTCCGCGACAATCCGGTTGAAATCGGAGGTCCTTCGGTAAACCCCGCGAAGCGCATTATGGCGCGCCGCATGATCCGTACCGGTATCCCGATGATCGACATGTTCAATACGCTCGTCGTTTCCCAGAAACTGCCGATTTTTTCCATTTCGGGCGAACCGTACAACGAACTGCTGGCGCGTATCGCCATGCAGGCGGAAGTCGACGTCATCGTTCTGGGCGGTATGGGGCTCAAATACGACGATTATCTGTATTTCAAGAACACGCTTGAAGAAGGCGGCGCGCTCAGCCGTACCGTCATGTTCGTGCACACCGCCGCCGATCCGACGGTGGAATGCCTTAAAATTCCGGATATGAGTTTGGCCGTTGCCGAACAGTTCGCGCTTCAGGGCAAAGACGTTCTGGTTCTTTTGACCGACATGACGAATTTTGCGGATTCCATGAAGGAAATCGCGATCACGCAGGAACAGGTTCCGTCGAACCGCGGATATCCGGGCGATTTGTACAGTCAGCTGGCTTCCCGGTATGAAAAGGCCGTCGATTTCGACGACGCCGGTTCGGTAACCATTCTCGCCGTTACGACGATGCCCGGAGACGACGTTACGCATCCGGTGCCCGACAATACCGGGTACATTACCGAAGGTCAGTTTTATCTGAAAGGCGGCCGCATCGAACCGTTCGGTTCGCTTTCACGTCTGAAGCAGAACGTCAACGGCAAGACGCGCAACGATCACCGCGCGCTTATGGACGGCATGATCCGCCTGTATTCGGCGTACAAAGATACCCTCGAAAAGAAATCGATGGGATTCATGATGTCCGAATGGGATGAAAAACTGCTTAAATACGGCGAACTGTTTGAAAAGGAATTGATGGCTCTTTCGGTCAACATTCCGCTTGAAGGCGCGCTCGATAAGGGATGGAATATCCTCGCTTCGTGTTTTAACAGTGAAGAAACCGGTATCAAATCGGAACTTATCGAGCAATATTGGCCGGTAAAAGCCTAA